One window of Papaver somniferum cultivar HN1 chromosome 9, ASM357369v1, whole genome shotgun sequence genomic DNA carries:
- the LOC113309617 gene encoding UDP-glycosyltransferase 83A1-like produces MKKIHALVLPFPAQGHVIPLMKLSNYLSEHGFKITFVNTDSNHETVVASLPKQSNSKENGIRLVSIPDGRDPGANERDFAHLLDSISASMPNYLEVLIREINESSDDDDKITCVIADENMGWAVKVAKKMKIPAAAFWTASVWLRTVHLHLEQMIETGILDSEEGVPTQQQMMQFSPDMPAMNTDLFPWTLTGDSILQKSFFRSIRSNTQDIRDANWFLCNSVYELEKPNFPLNKNLLPVGPLLLAADQQAQLSGNFLAEDSTCLSWLDQQPARSVIYLAFGSSTILDKHQFHEIALGLEHTGQPFLWAVRPNLTDIDAYPDGFQARLANRSRIVGWAPQQKVLAHKSIACFVTHCGWNSTMEGVAMGVPFLCWPYFVDQFLNRSYICDIWKVGLQLNKNEGGIIPKEEFINKVKALLADEMIRARALELQDISNKSVVEGGTSMTNLTNFIESIKCKLKKP; encoded by the exons ATGAAGAAAATACATGCTTTAGTTTTACCATTTCCAGCTCAAGGTCATGTCATACCACTCATGAAACTCTCAAACTACTTATCAGAACATGGCTTCAAAATCACGTTCGTCAATACAGATTCCAACCATGAAACTGTTGTAGCTTCCTTGCCAAAACAAAGCAACAGCAAAGAGAATGGCATTCGTCTAGTTTCAATCCCAGATGGTAGGGATCCAGGCGCAAACGAAAGAGATTTTGCACACCTTTTGGATTCCATCTCTGCTTCAATGCCAAACTATCTAGAGGTGTTGATAAGAGAAATAAATGAGtcaagtgatgatgatgataagatCACCTGTGTCATAGCTGATGAGAATATGGGATGGGCTGTAaaagttgcaaagaaaatgaaaatcccaGCTGCAGCATTTTGGACTGCTTCTGTATGGCTCAGGACCGTGCATCTACATCTCGAGCAGATGATCGAAACTGGAATACTCGATTCCGAAGAAG GAGTTCCGACGCAACAACAAATGATGCAGTTCTCTCCTGACATGCCTGCTATGAACACAGACCTCTTCCCATGGACTCTTACCGGTGACAGTATTCTGCAAAAGAGCTTTTTTCGATCTATTAGATCAAATACTCAAGATATAAGAGACGCTAATTGGTTTCTATGCAATTCAGTTTATGAGCtagaaaaaccaaattttccattGAACAAGAACCTCCTTCCTGTTGGTCCGCTTCTGCTTGCAGCTGATCAACAAGCACAGCTTAGTGGGAACTTCTTGGCTGAGGACTCAACTTGCCTGAGTTGGCTGGATCAACAACCTGCTCGTTCTGTCATTTATCTTGCTTTTGGAAGCAGCACAATACTCGATAAGCACCAATTTCATGAAATAGCACTTGGACTTGAGCATACAGGTCAACCATTCTTGTGGGCAGTACGGCCTAACCTCACCGACATTGATGCTTATCCAGATGGTTTCCAAGCAAGACTTGCAAACCGGTCTCGGATAGTGGGATGGGCACCTCAGCAGAAAGTGTTGGCGCAtaaatcaatagcatgtttcgtAACGCATTGCGGATGGAATTCGACTATGGAGGGAGTGGCTATGGGAGTTCCATTTTTGTGTTGGCCTtactttgttgatcaatttctTAACCGGAGTTACATTTGTGATATATGGAAGGTTGGCTTGCAGTTGAACAAAAATGAAGGTGGAATCATACCAAAGGAAGAATTTATCAACAAGGTCAAGGCCTTGCTTGCTGATGAAATGATAAGAGCAAGAGCTTTAGAGTTGCAAGATATATCTAACAAGAGTGTTGTTGAAGGAGGCACTTCCATGACTAATCTCACTAATTTCATCGAGTCGATCAAGTGCAAGCTAAAGAAACCGTAA
- the LOC113309616 gene encoding uncharacterized protein LOC113309616, translated as MEIIESIEDIRLQNPPEEEFTSAHLTWTKYGTSEHHDDVALIPYDRVDSFIIGECSIAECPTRFHIEKGKKRDRGSLTSYENDEYLEYRLYWCSFGPENYGEGGEILPSRRYRINTRNRAARPQSMRGCTCHFIVKRLYARPSAALLIYNDRRQHVNKSGFVCHGPLDRDAIGPGAKTVPYICDEIQQQTMALIYLGIPEENILQNHIESVQRYCGSNSKVTMSASEYVRKMGLIIRRSTHELDLDDQVSIKLWVEKNKKSTFIYQDASDTDSFILGIQTEWQLQQMIRFGHHSLMAADSTFGIKKLKYPLCTLLVFDSRHHALPVAWVITRSFAKQDVSKWMKALVDRARSVDSAWNINGFMIDDAAAEVDPIREIFCCPVLFSLWRVRRSWLRNVIKKCYNIEVQREMFKRLGRIVYSIWGGVDSVDVMEEFIQDFVDQTSFMKYFKACWVPKIEMWLTTMRSLPLASQEACGAIEGYHLKLKHILYDDSHLGSLQRVDWLVHKLNTELHPSYWFDRYADDIDSFQSVKADYIASSSWHRASQIPESAVIFDDKDRLFAKVISQKDPSQTHIVWNPGSDFSLCDCSWSLQGNLCKHVIKVNMVCSNNGRDNQPSMSFQSFRSIILSLWQKPMDDSVALDQSLAWANQMLNQVQRSVELDSSNGVSNIVKKLPLKWTAKKGRTSIGHPSSVLGLPAHLKRSSRSVPMKRNGQKKRLTMLS; from the exons ATGGAGATAATAGAATCAATTGAAGATATTAGGTTACAAAATCCACCAGAGGAGGAATTCACATCTGCTCATCTTACTTGGACCAAATATGGAACTTCAGAGCACCATGACGATGTAGCACTTATCCCATATGATAGAGTTGATTCATTTATAATTGGTGAGTGTTCTATCGCTGAATGTCCAACTCGGTTTCAtattgaaaaaggaaaaaaacgcgACAGAGGGAGTTTGACTAGTTACGAGAATGATGAATATCTTGAATATCGCCT ATACTGGTGCTCATTTGGTCCAGAAAATTATGGAGAGGGTGGAGAAATATTGCCTAGCAGGAGGTATCGAATAAACACTAGAAATCGAGCTGCTAGACCTCAATCGATGAGGGGATGTACTTGCCATTTCATAGTGAAGCGTTTATATGCTCGTCCATCAGCTGCACTACTTATATACAATGATAGACGTCAACATGTGAACAAGTCTGGATTTGTTTGCCATGGTCCACTAGACCGAGATGCTATAGGTCCTGGTGCGAAAACAGTTCCATATATTTGTGATGAAATCCAACAACAAACAATGGCATTGATCTATTTGGGCATCCCCGAGGAGAATATACTGCAGAATCACATTGAAAGTGTTCAACGCTACTGTGGTTCAAATTCCAAAGTTACCATGTCAGCATCAGAGTATGTCCGTAAAATGGGGTTGATTATCAGACGGTCAACACATGAGTTGGATCTTGATGATCAAGTTAGCATCAAATTGTGGGTAGAGAAGAacaagaaatcaacttttatataTCAAGATGCATCAGATACAGATTCATTCATCTTAGGGATTCAGACAGAGTGGCAGTTGCAACAAATGATCCGTTTTGGACATCACAGTCTCATGGCTGCTGATTCAACATTTGGCATCAAGAAGCTTAAG TATCCTTTGTGTACTCTTCTTGTGTTTGACTCAAGACATCATGCCCTTCCAGTTGCTTGGGTCATAACACGTAGCTTTGCCAAGCAAGATGTGTCCAAATGGATGAAAGCTCTTGTTGATCGAGCTCGTTCAGTCGACTCTGCCTGGAACATCAATGGGTTTATGATTGATGATGCGGCTGCAGAGGTGGATCCAATCAG GGAAATATTCTGCTGTCCTGTCCTTTTCTCTCTTTGGCGTGTCCGTAGGTCATGGCTCCGAAACGTAATCAAGAAATGTTATAACATTGAAGTTCAGAGGGAGATGTTTAAACGTCTCGGGCGAATTGTCTACAGCATATGGGGAGGTGTGGATTCTGTAGATGTCATGGAGGAATTCATACAAGATTTTGTTGACCAAACTTCCTTCATGAAATACTTCAAGGCCTGTTGGGTCCCTAAAATCG AAATGTGGCTCACAACTATGAGATCTCTTCCGCTAGCCAGCCAGGAGGCTTGTGGTGCCATTGAAGGCTACCATTTGAAGCTGAAGCATATATTGTATGATGATTCACATCTAGGATCACTGCAACGAGTAGATTGGTTAGTCCACAAGCTGAACACTGAATTACATCCAAGCTACTGGTTCGACCGCTACGCTGATGACATTGATTCCTTTCAAAGTGTTAAGGCTGATTACATTGCATCATCTTCATGGCATCGAGCTTCGCAAATTCCAGAAAGTGCTGTTATCTTTGACGACAAAGATCGCCTCTTTGCCAAAGTCATTAGTCAGAAAGACCCTAGTCAGACACACATAGTGTGGAATCCCGGGTCAGATTTCTCTCTTTGCGACTGTTCGTGGTCATTGCAAGGAAACCTTTGCAAGCATGTGATAAAGGTGAATATGGTGTGTAGTAATAATGGTCGGGATAATCAGCCTTCAATGTCATTTCAGTCATTCAGATCAATCATACTCAGTTTGTGGCAAAAACCCATGGATGATTCAGTTGCGCTTGATCAGTCACTTGCATGGGCCAACCAGATGTTGAACCAGGTTCAGAGATCAGTTGAGTTGGATAGTTCTAATGGTGTTTCCAACATCGTAAAGAAATTACCCTTGAAATGGACTGCTAAAAAAGGTAGAACATCTATTGGCCATCCATCTTCTGTCCTAGGACTTCCTGCTCATTTGAAGAGAAGCTCCCGAAGTGTTCCCATGAAAAGGAATGGGCAAAAGAAGAGACTTACAATGTTGAGTTGA
- the LOC113313838 gene encoding RNA pseudouridine synthase 5-like: MSSSAENEGSPILETFGVKWPDFNGGLTYADTVKPNTSGCTLISFYSTKHSTSAPFQGWLQRIQNGQITIDGQIETNPDTILREGSELVYHRIPWKEPDAPYLLDVLYEDNHLVALNKPSGLQVLPGGLFQQRTVLTQLQWRGGKSGDQEPHPVPVHRLGRGTSGILLCAKSKLAKTRLSAYFADGTAVVREKNTNAERNGRKISKFYMALATGVIDKDEVVISQPIGAVRYAGVAKGLYMASSSGKPALSKVKVLERDVQRNRSLVQVEIQSGRPHQIRIHLSFIGHPLAGDPLYASGGVPISFDSEPVDDSHEKDGGYQRPMRPLPGDCGYFLHAHQLVLLHPTTNEVIQITAPLPYMLQSQEEACKVKQTQ, from the exons ATGTCAAGTTCAGCAGAAAACGAAGGCTCTCCAATACTTGAAACATTCGGAGTTAAATGGCCTGATTTCAACGGTGGCTTAACCTACGCAGACACCGTCAAACCCAACACCAGTGGTTGTACTCTGATCAGCTTCTACTCAACTAAGCACAGTACTTCTGCTCCATTCCAAGG TTGGTTACAACGGATTCAAAACGGACAG ATAACAATTGATGGCCAAATTGAAACGAACCCCGACACGATTCTcag GGAGGGTTCGGAACTTGTTTATCATCGGATTCCGTGGAAAGAACCTGATGCACCTTACTTATTAGATGTTCTATACGAAGATAATCATCTG GTTGCTTTAAATAAGCCATCTGGCCTACAAGTTTTGCCTGGAGGACTTTTCCAGCAGCGGACTGTTTTAACACAGCTGCAATGGAGGGGAGGGAAGTCAGGTGATCAAGAACCACATCCTGTTCCTGTTCATCGATTAGGACGGGGGACGTCAG GAATACTTCTTTGTGCAAAGTCAAAACTTGCCAAAACTCGCTTGTCTGCGTATTTTGCTGATGGTACAGCCGTTGTTCGTGAAAAG AATACCAACGCTGAGCGCAATGGAaggaaaatttcaaaattttatatGGCATTAGCCACAGGGGTAATCGACAAGGATGAG GTTGTCATTAGTCAACCTATTGGAGCAGTGCGATATGCTGGGGTAGCTAAAGGACTTTATATGGCATCCTCATCAG GAAAACCAGCTCTGAGCAAAGTTAAAGTTCTCGAGAGAGATGTACAAAGAAATCGCTCATTGGTTCAG GTTGAAATTCAATCAGGGCGACCACATCAAATTCGCATACATCTATCTTTTATAGGTCACCCTCTTGCAG GAGATCCTCTCTATGCCTCTGGCGGGGTTCCTATTAGTTTTGATTCTGAACCTGTGGATGACAGTCATGAAAAGGATGG AGGTTATCAGAGGCCAATGAGACCTCTTCCTGGAGACTGTGGCTATTTCTTGCATGCTCATCAGCTGGTTCTTCTCCATCCTACTACTAACGAG GTTATTCAGATTACAGCGCCTCTCCCGTATATGCTCCAATCTCAAGAAGAAGCTTGTAAAGTGAAACAGACCCAGTAG
- the LOC113309618 gene encoding uncharacterized protein LOC113309618: MFRIERESGRLVDHNGLCFQFQFFIPRWKEEKKKKINPSSFFDWGRGKKKIEEEKSKSKYHENIDLPFSPSLLKKTFLKGKELKCCYIATIDGFSAAQFHNCCDFKGPCVIIGYTKDSFKFGAFNPEGYRSTDDYYDTFDAFLFYWKDENEKEPIILPKVGGSGAALFDYARGGPQFGADGLLIGPPLAPVMGGFAGPDTNSGIGDLRQAKSRLGLSYAKREDGKESLFGDESKTTIKEVQVYCNPKIASLY, translated from the exons ATGTTCCGCATAGAGAGAGAGAGTGGGAGATTGGTGGATCACAATGGCCTGTGTTTCCAATTCCAATTTTTCATCCCCAGGtggaaggaggagaagaagaagaagataaacccaTCAAGCTTCTTTGATTGGGGCAGAGGGAAGAAGAAAATTGAAGAGGAGAAATCAAAATCCAAATATCATGAAAACATTGACCTCCCTTTCTCACCATCTCTTCTAAAGAAAACTTTCTTAAAAG GTAAAGAGTTAAAATGCTGCTACATAGCCACCATTGATGGATTCAGTGCAGCTCAATTCCACAACTGCTGTGATTTTAAAGGACCTTGCGTGATAATTGGCTACACAAAAGACTCCTTCAAGTTTGGTGCATTCAATCCTGAAGGTTACAGAAGCACAGATGATTACTACGACACTTTTGACGCGTTCCTGTTTTACTGGAAGGATGAGAATGAGAAAGAACCAATTATCTTACCAAAAGTGGGTGGTAGTGGTGCTGCACTATTCGACTACGCCAGAGGCGGCCCCCAGTTCGGCGCAGACGGGCTACTTATCggaccaccactagcaccagttATGGGAGGGTTTGCTGGACCAGATACAAACTCTGGAATTGGTGATCTAAGGCAAGCTAAGTCTAGATTAGGATTATCTTATGCAAAAAGAGAAGATGGTAAGGAGTCTTTGTTTGGAGATGAATCTAAGACCACAATCAAAGAAGTTCAAGTGTATTGTAACCCGAAAATTGCAAGCTTATATTGA